A single region of the Malus sylvestris chromosome 8, drMalSylv7.2, whole genome shotgun sequence genome encodes:
- the LOC126632250 gene encoding proteasome subunit beta type-6, with protein sequence MASSDMDLNAPHSMGTTIIGVTYDGGVVLGADSRTSTGVYVANRASDKITQLTDNVYVCRSGSAADSQVVSDYVRYFLHQHTIQLGQPATVKVCANLVRLLSYGNKNMLETGLIVGGWDKYEGGKIYGIPLGGTLLELPFAIGGSGSSYLYGFFDQAWKEGMTKDEAEQLVVKAVSLAIARDGASGGVVRTVVINSEGVTRNFYPGDKLPLWHEELEPQNSLLDILNTASPEPMNI encoded by the exons ATGGCTTCTTCCGACATGGATCTCAACGCCCCTCACTCCATGGGTACCACCATCATTGGCGTCACCTACGACGGAGGCGTCGTCCTTGGCGCCGACTCTCGTACCAGCACCG GAGTATACGTGGCCAATCGCGCCTCCGACAAAATCACCCAGCTCACCGACAATGTCTACGTCTGCCGCTCTGGATCG GCTGCCGATTCCCAGGTTGTTTCCGATTACGTTCGTTACTTCCTTCATCAGCACAC AATTCAGCTTGGACAACCTGCGACTGTCAAAGTTTGTGCAAACCTCGTCAGGCTGCTGTCCTATGGTAACAAG AATATGTTGGAAACTGGACTGATTGTTGGCGGGTGGGACAAGTACGAAGGCGGTAAGATTTATGGGATTCCTCTTGGTGGCACACTGCTAGAGCTGCCCTTTGCCATTGGAG GATCTGGCTCCAGTTACTTGTATGGATTTTTCGATCAAGCATGGAAAGAAGGAATGACCAAGGACGAAGCTGAG CAATTGGTGGTCAAGGCTGTTTCTCTCGCCATTGCACGAGATGGTGCCAGTGGGGGTGTTGTCCGTACTGTAGTT ATAAATTCTGAGGGAGTGACAAGAAACTTCTATCCTGGCGACAAACTTCCACTGTGGCATGAGGAGTTGGAGCCTCAGAACTCATTGTTGGACATATTGAACACTGCTAGTCCCGAGCCAATGAACATATGA
- the LOC126632160 gene encoding L-arabinokinase-like isoform X2, producing the protein MRIDEEGEGVSASRNHLVFAYYVTGHGFGHATRVVEVARHLILAGHDVHVVTGAPDFVFTSEIQSPRLFIRKVLLDCGAVQADALTVDRLASLAKYSETAVAPRASILKTEVEWLTSIKADLVVSDVVPVACRAAADAGIRSVCVTNFSWDFIYAEYVMAAGSNHRSIVWQIAEDYSHCEFLIRLPGYCPMPAFRDAVDVPLVVRRFRRSRKEVREELGIGDDVKLVILNFGGQPAGWKLKEEFLPPGWLCLVCGGSDTQELPSNFIKLAKDAYTPDFMAASDCMLGKIGYGTVSEALSYKLPFVFVRRDYFNEEPFLRNMLEYYQGGVEMIRRDLLTGHWKPYLERAISLKPCYEGGINGGEVSAHILQETAIGKNYSSDKLSGARRLRDAIILGYQLQRAPGRDMAIPEWYANAESELGIGSPTCGMSKNGSLIYSCTEDFEILHGDLHGLSDTTTFLKSLAELDSVYDSEKTTEKRRERKAAAGLFNWEEEIFVARAPGRLDVMGGIADYSGSLVLQMPIKEACHVAVQRNHPSKHRLWKHALARQQAQGQNPTPVLQIVSYGSELSNRSPTFDMDLSDFMDGDKPMSYENAKKYFSQDPSQKWAAFVAGVILVLMTELGVRFEDSISLLVSSAVPEGKGVSSSASVEVATMSAIAAAHGLSISPRDLALLCQKVENHIVGAPCGVMDQMTSACGEANKLLAMVCQPAEVLGLVEIPGHVRFWGIDSGIRHSVGGADYGSVRIGAFMGRKMIKCAASTILCRSSSTANGTNGDELEDDGFELLEAEASLNYLCNLSPHRYEALYVKVLPETILGETFLEKYDDHNDPVTVIDPKCNYVVRSPARHPIYENFRVKTFKALLTSANSDDQLTALGELLYQCHYSYSACGLGSDGTNRLVRLVQAMQNAKSFKSDDGTLYGAKITGGGSGGTVCVVGRNSLQSSQQILEIQQRYKDATGYLPFIFEGSSPGAGKFGYLRIRRRVSLDPNE; encoded by the exons atgaggatTGACGAAGAGGGCGAAGGAGTGTCGGCGTCCAGGAACCACCTGGTTTTTGCCTACTACGTCACCGGTCACGGCTTCGGCCACGCCACCCGAGTGGTCGAG GTTGCGCGGCACCTGATTCTCGCCGGCCACGATGTCCACGTCGTCACCGGAGCTCCTGACTTCGTCTTCACTTCCGAGATACAATCGCCTCGCCTCTTCATCCGCAAG GTTCTTCTGGACTGTGGAGCTGTGCAAGCGGATGCTTTAACAGTCGATCGTCTTGCTTCCTTAGCTAAG TATTCCGAGACAGCTGTGGCGCCTCGGGCTTCAATCTTGAAAACGGAAGTGGAGTGGCTAACCTCCATCAAAGCTGACCTAGTG GTCTCAGATGTTGTTCCTGTTGCATGCCGTGCAGCCGCTGATGCTGGAATTCGCTCTGTTTGTGTCACTAACTTTAG TTGGGACTTCATCTATGCAGAATATGTCATGGCTGCTGGAAGTAATCATCGTTCAATCGTCTGGCAG ATAGCAGAAGATTATTCTCACTGCGAGTTCCTCATCCGCCTCCCAGGATACTGCCCAA TGCCTGCTTTCCGTGATGCAGTTGATGTACCTCTAGTTGTGAGGAGGTTTCGCAGATCCCGCAAAGAG GTGAGGGAGGAGCTTGGAATTGGAGATGATGTAAAACTAGTCATCCTCAACTTTGGTGGACAG CCAGCAGGCTGGAAGTTGAAGGAAGAGTTTTTGCCTCCTGGATGGCTGTGCCTG GTTTGTGGTGGTTCTGACACCCAGGAACTTccatcaaatttcataaaaCTGGCAAAAGATGCTTATACACCTGATTTTATGGCAGCATCTGACTGTATGCTTG GAAAAATTGGATATGGCACTGTGAGTGAAGCTCTTTCATACAAGTTACCATTTGTCTTTGTACGCAGAGATTATTTCAATGAAGAACCTTTCTTGAGAAATATGCTTGAG TATTATCAAGGTGGCGTTGAGATGATTAGGAGGGACTTGCTCACTGGTCATTGGAAACCTTACCTTGAGCGTGCAATCAGTTTGAAACCATGCTATGAAGGCGGCATCAATGGTGGTGAG GTGTCAGCTCACATCCTGCAAGAGACGGCTATTGGGAAAAACTACTCTTCAGATAAG CTAAGTGGGGCAAGAAGATTGCGTGATGCCATAATTCTTGGGTATCAACTTCAAAGGGCACCTGGACGAGATATGGCAATTCCTGAATGGTATGCAAATGCTGAAAGTGAACTTGGAATTGGATCACCTACTTGCGGAATGAGCAAAAATGGCTCCCTAATTTACTC ATGCACTGAAGATTTTGAGATTCTTCATGGAGATCTTCATGGTCTTTCAGATACAACGACTTTTTTGAAGAGCTTGGCGGAACTAGATTCTGTTTATGACTCTGAAAAAACTACTGAGAAGCGCCGGGAGCGCAAGGCTGCAGCTGGACTCTTCAACTGGGAG GAAGAAATTTTTGTAGCTAGAGCACCTGGACGGTTAGACGTAATGGGAGGGATTGCTGACTATTCAGGAAGCCTAGTCTTGCAG ATGCCCATAAAAGAAGCCTGCCATGTTGCTGTTCAACGGAATCATCCAAGTAAACATAGGCTCTGGAAACATGCCCTGGCCCGGCAGCAGGCCCAAGGACAAAACCCAACGCCTGTCCTGCAAATT GTCTCATATGGTTCAGAGTTAAGCAACCGTAGCCCAACGTTTGACATGGATCTATCTGATTTTATGGATGGAGATAAGCCAATGTCATATGAGAATGCAAAGAAATACTTTTCACAAGATCCATCCCAAAA GTGGGCAGCATTTGTTGCAGGTGTCATTCTGGTTTTAATGACAGAACTAGGTGTACGTTTTGAGGATAGCATCAGTTTGCTG GTTTCCTCCGCCGTCCCAGAAGGCAAAGGTGTCTCTTCTTCTGCATCCGTGGAAGTCGCTACCATGTCTGCCATAGCTGCTGCCCATG GATTAAGCATCAGTCCCAGAGATCTTGCTTTGCTTTGCCAAAAG GTGGAGAATCATATTGTTGGAGCCCCATGCGGTGTGATGGACCAGATGACATCTGCATGTGGCGAAGCAAACAAGCTTCTTGCAATGGTGTGCCAG CCTGCTGAGGTTCTTGGACTTGTAGAAATTCCTGGCCATGTCAGATTTTGGGGAATTGATTCAGGAATAAGACACAG TGTCGGAGGTGCAGATTATGGATCTGTTCGAATAGGTGCCTTTATGGGTCGGAAGATGATAAAGTGTGCAGCTTCTACGATTTTGTGCCGGTCATCATCAACTGCAAATGGGACAAACGGTGATGAGTTGGAGGATGATGGTTTTGAACTACTTGAAGCTGAAGCCTCATTAAATTACTTGTGCAACCTGTCACCTCACAG ATATGAGGCTCTTTATGTTAAGGTGCTTCCTGAGACTATACTTGGTGAAACTTTTCTTGAGAAGTATGATGATCACAACGATCCAGTTACAGTAATTGATCCAAAATGTAACTACGTAGTAAGATCACCTGCTAGACATCCTATATATGAAAATTTCCGGGTTAAG ACATTCAAAGCACTGCTAACATCTGCAAATTCAGATGATCAGCTTACAGCTCTTGGAGAATTACTGTATCAG TGCCACTACAGCTATAGTGCTTGCGGACTTGGCTCCGACGGAACAAACCGGCTTGTACGGTTGGTACAAGCGATGCAAAATGCTAAATCATTTAAATCCGACGATGGGACATTATACGGAGCCAAGATTACAGGCGGAGGTTCTGGCGGAACGGTTTGTGTAGTCGGAAGGAATTCTCTGCAGAGCAGCCAACAAATTTTGGAG ATTCAGCAGAGGTACAAAGATGCAACAGGGTATCTGCCATTTATTTTCGAGGGCTCGTCGCCCGGTGCCGGAAAATTCGGGTATCTAAGAATACGCCGCCGCGTCTCCCTCGATCCCAATGAGTAA
- the LOC126631353 gene encoding uncharacterized protein LOC126631353, giving the protein MKSLRHASVPPVVVAKIRAVYNYVTKQFKILFALEEWQSCNFGRHVRLHLWYSDNEQISSVPLHSPLSVQNLTTNPIPIAATMTSFAPWNLTSLRTSPSPPPTTSRFFKPANCSPIIQQQQQQQEADVSILCEDCNGRGWLLCDFCKGQKTNVKSETSRIYRRCPSCRAIGQVLCSKCKVFKCVTFPNYNDGEEVSF; this is encoded by the exons ATGAAATCACTTAGACACGCAAGCGTTCCACCTGTTGTGGTCGCTAAG ATTAGAGCAGTTTATAATTATGTcacaaaacaatttaaaattttgtttgcaTTGGAGGAGTGGCAATCTTGTAATTTTGGTAGACACGTCAGACTACACCTCTGGTATTCGGATAACGAGCAGATTAGCAGCGTGCCACTTCACTCTCCCCTGTCTGTACAAAATCTCACCACCAATCCAATCCCAATAGCGGCGACGATGACGTCCTTCGCCCCCTGGAACCTCACTTCTCTACGTACTTCTCCCTCCCCTCCGCCAACGACAAGTCGTTTCTTCAAGCCCGCTAATTGCTCACCCATCATccaacaacaacagcaacaacaagAG GCTGACGTGTCAATTCTGTGCGAGGATTGCAACGGGAGAGGGTGGCTGCTCTGCGACTTTTGCAAAGGGCAGAAAACGAACGTGAAATCCGAGACCAGTCGAATCTACCGGCGATGCCCATCTTGCAGAGCT ATTGGTCAGGTGTTGTGTTCAAAGTGCAAGGTTTTCAAATGTGTCACATTCCCAAATTACAATGATGGTGAGGAGGTGTCTTTTTAA
- the LOC126632160 gene encoding L-arabinokinase-like isoform X1, whose product MRIDEEGEGVSASRNHLVFAYYVTGHGFGHATRVVEVARHLILAGHDVHVVTGAPDFVFTSEIQSPRLFIRKVLLDCGAVQADALTVDRLASLAKYSETAVAPRASILKTEVEWLTSIKADLVVSDVVPVACRAAADAGIRSVCVTNFSWDFIYAEYVMAAGSNHRSIVWQIAEDYSHCEFLIRLPGYCPMPAFRDAVDVPLVVRRFRRSRKEVREELGIGDDVKLVILNFGGQPAGWKLKEEFLPPGWLCLVCGGSDTQELPSNFIKLAKDAYTPDFMAASDCMLGKIGYGTVSEALSYKLPFVFVRRDYFNEEPFLRNMLEYYQGGVEMIRRDLLTGHWKPYLERAISLKPCYEGGINGGEVSAHILQETAIGKNYSSDKLSGARRLRDAIILGYQLQRAPGRDMAIPEWYANAESELGIGSPTCGMSKNGSLIYSCTEDFEILHGDLHGLSDTTTFLKSLAELDSVYDSEKTTEKRRERKAAAGLFNWEEEIFVARAPGRLDVMGGIADYSGSLVLQMPIKEACHVAVQRNHPSKHRLWKHALARQQAQGQNPTPVLQIVSVSYGSELSNRSPTFDMDLSDFMDGDKPMSYENAKKYFSQDPSQKWAAFVAGVILVLMTELGVRFEDSISLLVSSAVPEGKGVSSSASVEVATMSAIAAAHGLSISPRDLALLCQKVENHIVGAPCGVMDQMTSACGEANKLLAMVCQPAEVLGLVEIPGHVRFWGIDSGIRHSVGGADYGSVRIGAFMGRKMIKCAASTILCRSSSTANGTNGDELEDDGFELLEAEASLNYLCNLSPHRYEALYVKVLPETILGETFLEKYDDHNDPVTVIDPKCNYVVRSPARHPIYENFRVKTFKALLTSANSDDQLTALGELLYQCHYSYSACGLGSDGTNRLVRLVQAMQNAKSFKSDDGTLYGAKITGGGSGGTVCVVGRNSLQSSQQILEIQQRYKDATGYLPFIFEGSSPGAGKFGYLRIRRRVSLDPNE is encoded by the exons atgaggatTGACGAAGAGGGCGAAGGAGTGTCGGCGTCCAGGAACCACCTGGTTTTTGCCTACTACGTCACCGGTCACGGCTTCGGCCACGCCACCCGAGTGGTCGAG GTTGCGCGGCACCTGATTCTCGCCGGCCACGATGTCCACGTCGTCACCGGAGCTCCTGACTTCGTCTTCACTTCCGAGATACAATCGCCTCGCCTCTTCATCCGCAAG GTTCTTCTGGACTGTGGAGCTGTGCAAGCGGATGCTTTAACAGTCGATCGTCTTGCTTCCTTAGCTAAG TATTCCGAGACAGCTGTGGCGCCTCGGGCTTCAATCTTGAAAACGGAAGTGGAGTGGCTAACCTCCATCAAAGCTGACCTAGTG GTCTCAGATGTTGTTCCTGTTGCATGCCGTGCAGCCGCTGATGCTGGAATTCGCTCTGTTTGTGTCACTAACTTTAG TTGGGACTTCATCTATGCAGAATATGTCATGGCTGCTGGAAGTAATCATCGTTCAATCGTCTGGCAG ATAGCAGAAGATTATTCTCACTGCGAGTTCCTCATCCGCCTCCCAGGATACTGCCCAA TGCCTGCTTTCCGTGATGCAGTTGATGTACCTCTAGTTGTGAGGAGGTTTCGCAGATCCCGCAAAGAG GTGAGGGAGGAGCTTGGAATTGGAGATGATGTAAAACTAGTCATCCTCAACTTTGGTGGACAG CCAGCAGGCTGGAAGTTGAAGGAAGAGTTTTTGCCTCCTGGATGGCTGTGCCTG GTTTGTGGTGGTTCTGACACCCAGGAACTTccatcaaatttcataaaaCTGGCAAAAGATGCTTATACACCTGATTTTATGGCAGCATCTGACTGTATGCTTG GAAAAATTGGATATGGCACTGTGAGTGAAGCTCTTTCATACAAGTTACCATTTGTCTTTGTACGCAGAGATTATTTCAATGAAGAACCTTTCTTGAGAAATATGCTTGAG TATTATCAAGGTGGCGTTGAGATGATTAGGAGGGACTTGCTCACTGGTCATTGGAAACCTTACCTTGAGCGTGCAATCAGTTTGAAACCATGCTATGAAGGCGGCATCAATGGTGGTGAG GTGTCAGCTCACATCCTGCAAGAGACGGCTATTGGGAAAAACTACTCTTCAGATAAG CTAAGTGGGGCAAGAAGATTGCGTGATGCCATAATTCTTGGGTATCAACTTCAAAGGGCACCTGGACGAGATATGGCAATTCCTGAATGGTATGCAAATGCTGAAAGTGAACTTGGAATTGGATCACCTACTTGCGGAATGAGCAAAAATGGCTCCCTAATTTACTC ATGCACTGAAGATTTTGAGATTCTTCATGGAGATCTTCATGGTCTTTCAGATACAACGACTTTTTTGAAGAGCTTGGCGGAACTAGATTCTGTTTATGACTCTGAAAAAACTACTGAGAAGCGCCGGGAGCGCAAGGCTGCAGCTGGACTCTTCAACTGGGAG GAAGAAATTTTTGTAGCTAGAGCACCTGGACGGTTAGACGTAATGGGAGGGATTGCTGACTATTCAGGAAGCCTAGTCTTGCAG ATGCCCATAAAAGAAGCCTGCCATGTTGCTGTTCAACGGAATCATCCAAGTAAACATAGGCTCTGGAAACATGCCCTGGCCCGGCAGCAGGCCCAAGGACAAAACCCAACGCCTGTCCTGCAAATTGTAAGT GTCTCATATGGTTCAGAGTTAAGCAACCGTAGCCCAACGTTTGACATGGATCTATCTGATTTTATGGATGGAGATAAGCCAATGTCATATGAGAATGCAAAGAAATACTTTTCACAAGATCCATCCCAAAA GTGGGCAGCATTTGTTGCAGGTGTCATTCTGGTTTTAATGACAGAACTAGGTGTACGTTTTGAGGATAGCATCAGTTTGCTG GTTTCCTCCGCCGTCCCAGAAGGCAAAGGTGTCTCTTCTTCTGCATCCGTGGAAGTCGCTACCATGTCTGCCATAGCTGCTGCCCATG GATTAAGCATCAGTCCCAGAGATCTTGCTTTGCTTTGCCAAAAG GTGGAGAATCATATTGTTGGAGCCCCATGCGGTGTGATGGACCAGATGACATCTGCATGTGGCGAAGCAAACAAGCTTCTTGCAATGGTGTGCCAG CCTGCTGAGGTTCTTGGACTTGTAGAAATTCCTGGCCATGTCAGATTTTGGGGAATTGATTCAGGAATAAGACACAG TGTCGGAGGTGCAGATTATGGATCTGTTCGAATAGGTGCCTTTATGGGTCGGAAGATGATAAAGTGTGCAGCTTCTACGATTTTGTGCCGGTCATCATCAACTGCAAATGGGACAAACGGTGATGAGTTGGAGGATGATGGTTTTGAACTACTTGAAGCTGAAGCCTCATTAAATTACTTGTGCAACCTGTCACCTCACAG ATATGAGGCTCTTTATGTTAAGGTGCTTCCTGAGACTATACTTGGTGAAACTTTTCTTGAGAAGTATGATGATCACAACGATCCAGTTACAGTAATTGATCCAAAATGTAACTACGTAGTAAGATCACCTGCTAGACATCCTATATATGAAAATTTCCGGGTTAAG ACATTCAAAGCACTGCTAACATCTGCAAATTCAGATGATCAGCTTACAGCTCTTGGAGAATTACTGTATCAG TGCCACTACAGCTATAGTGCTTGCGGACTTGGCTCCGACGGAACAAACCGGCTTGTACGGTTGGTACAAGCGATGCAAAATGCTAAATCATTTAAATCCGACGATGGGACATTATACGGAGCCAAGATTACAGGCGGAGGTTCTGGCGGAACGGTTTGTGTAGTCGGAAGGAATTCTCTGCAGAGCAGCCAACAAATTTTGGAG ATTCAGCAGAGGTACAAAGATGCAACAGGGTATCTGCCATTTATTTTCGAGGGCTCGTCGCCCGGTGCCGGAAAATTCGGGTATCTAAGAATACGCCGCCGCGTCTCCCTCGATCCCAATGAGTAA
- the LOC126632251 gene encoding gamma-glutamylcyclotransferase 2-1-like, with translation MVFWVFGYGSLVWNPGFEYDEKVIGYIKDYRRVFDLACIDHRGTPEHPARTCTLEYQEGAICWGAAYSVRGGPEREKLAMEYLERRECEYDSKTLVDFYKEGEFSQSEPFLTGVIVFTSTPDKESNKYYLGPAPLEDMARQIATASGPCGNNRDYLFLLEKALFDIGHEEDYVIELANEVRKVLGITGKGFPMEKKLAGPTNLPLKSNIPALQLHPLPEAIAMDS, from the exons ATGGTATTCTGGGTCTTTGGATATGGTTCACTTGTGTGGAACCCCGGATTCGAGTACGACGAGAAAGTGATAGGTTACATCAAGGACTACCGGCGTGTATTTGATCTTG CCTGCATAGATCACAGAGGTACCCCTGAGCACCCTGCTCGGACTTGCACTTTGGAGTACCAAGAAGGAGCTATTTGC TGGGGTGCTGCGTATTCTGTACGCGGAGGGCCGGAAAGGGAGAAACTGGCAATGGAG TACTTGGAAAGGAGAGAATGTGAGTATGATTCAAAGACTCTCGTCGACTTTTATAAG GAAGGCGAGTTCTCCCAGTCTGAGCCATTTTTGACAGGAGTTATTGT TTTCACGTCGACTCCAGACAAAGAATCGAACAAGTATTATCTGGGTCCTGCTCCATTGGAGGATATGGCAAG GCAAATTGCAACTGCTTCTGGGCCCTGCGGAAACAATAGAGACTATCTCTTTCTGTTGGAGAAGGCTTTGTTCGATATAG GCCATGAAGAGGACTATGTGATAGAGCTAGCAAATGAGGTGAGGAAGGTTCTTGGAATAACCGGTAAAGGATTTCCGATGGAGAAGAAATTGGCCGGGCCAACCAACCTTCCGCTCAAGTCCAACATCCCGGCCCTCCAACTGCATCCGCTCCCGGAAGCCATCGCCATGGACTCGTAA
- the LOC126632161 gene encoding AIG2-like protein D, with amino-acid sequence MSSGAISSVAANGGGQSQSLHKVFVYGSLMAEDVCRVLLNRVPQSSPAILNGYDRYSIKGRVYPAILPVENKKVTGKVLVEITDPELHILDEFEDVEYERSSVEVSLMDSSESLPVQAYVWSNKNDPNLYGDWNFEEWKQLHTKDFVKMTSGFMEELELPEAKPRVATYESFFQQDRENPPVSQF; translated from the exons atgagTAGCGGTGCGATAAGCTCAGTGGCGGCGAACGGTGGTGGTCAGTCGCAGAGCCTTCACAAGGTGTTCGTGTACGGCAGCCTCATGGCGGAGGATGTCTGCCGAGTCCTCTTAAATCGTGTCCCTCAATCCTCCCCTGCCATTCTCAATGGCta TGATAGGTATAGCATCAAAGGAAGAGTTTATCCGGCGATTCTTCCCGTCGAGAATAAAAAAGTTACAGGCAAG GTGTTAGTGGAAATCACAGATCCTGAATTGCATATTTTAGATGAATTTGAGGATGTTGAGTATGAGAGGAGCTCTGTTGAGGTCTCCTTGATG GATAGTTCTGAGAGTTTGCCAGTTCAGGCTTATGTTTGGAGCAACAAAAATGATCCAAACTTGTATGGGGATTGGAATTTTGAG GAATGGAAACAATTACACACGAAAGATTTCGTCAAGATGACTTCCGGTTTTATGGAAGAGCTAGAGCTGCCTGAAGCAAAGCCGAGGGTTGCAACATACGAGTCGTTCTTTCAGCAGGATCGCGAGAATCCACCAGTGTCACAATTCTAG
- the LOC126630934 gene encoding uncharacterized protein LOC126630934, translated as MKRKDIVELDDDDFSPFSKSRRLDGGLFATVNEYQSSAAQMFEEMPIPETSVVMQTDDLPTEPLPSGDEKALVLYNPANTRFFKAPDSRDFSVIVNSDLIPGLRDHIYSWGYSKSLKPVEDRGSEEENKDVSNGCMAVVPWVAPNFPPASRDETQIASQSEPMEVEMMDTDDNRFNGAEVSGFSGTMMEGSSGTMMEGSSGTMMEGSSGLHHWHQQQQLHWMEPQLLQNSYTPVTW; from the exons ATGAAGCGCAAGGACATTGTAGAATTAGACGACGACGACTTCTCTCCTTTCTCAAAATCCAGGAGATTG GATGGTGGGTTATTTGCAACGGTAAATGAATACCAAAGTAGTGCAGCTCAGATGTTTGAAGAAATGCCGATACCAGAAACCAGTGTTGTGATGCAAACAGATGATTTGCCAACGGAACCTTTGCCTTCTGGGGATGAGAAAGCTCTTGTGCTCTATAACCCCGCGAATACGCGGTTTTTCAAAGCACCCGATTCGCGGGATTTCTCAGTCATTGTGAATTCGGACTTGATTCCGGGTTTAAGGG ATCATATTTATTCATGGGGATATTCAAAGTCACTGAAGCCGGTAGAGGATCGTGGGTCTGAAGAGGAAAACAAAGATGTTTCAAATGGGTGTATGGCTGTTGTTCCCTGGGTTGCACCCAACTTCCCACCAGCTTCACGAGATGAGACACAGATTGCAAGTCAGTCGGAGCCCATGGAAGTTGAAATGATGGACACAGATGATAACAGATTCAATGGGGCGGAAGTGTCTGGGTTCAGTGGAACGATGATGGAAGGATCGAGTGGAACGATGATGGAAGGATCGAGTGGAACGATGATGGAAGGATCGAGTGGGTTACACCACTGGCATCAGCAACAGCAACTACATTGGATGGAGCCACAACTCCTCCAGAACAGTTATACTCCCGTCACTTGGTAA
- the LOC126633408 gene encoding trihelix transcription factor ASR3-like, whose translation MKPEQTPSQLDRSHRSSGNRRSTRSQVAPDWNPTDELILVNEVAAVEADCLKALSSFQKWKIIAQNCFALGVSRTLDQYRRKWDALFGEYKGIKQWEAKCRASDSYWVLGIERRKRNGLPENFDQELFSGIDKLVRVRGNQSDTDPDSDPEDEAEAELEEELDSEPESKRRKRQSIPQKSCPKENSFRSCKREKPRETHAQEKSQETHAEEKPVGSGLKAIPTKSLAEERPQKSCVKKKLTNSQRKEEAISIEEQEKTAAMKLHESAELIRAIVTEKPDHEAAGVKSTGDLQTDFVRCQGDRVIACLGDIVKTLDQLHHLVQECE comes from the exons ATGAAACCCGAACAAACCCCGTCCCAGCTCGACCGATCTCACCGTTCTTCCGGCAACCGGCGCAGCACGCGTTCCCAAGTAGCCCCGGACTGGAATCCGACGGACGAGCTCATCCTCGTGAACGAGGTCGCCGCCGTCGAGGCCGACTGTCTGAAAGCGCTGTCGTCGTTTCAGAAATGGAAGATCATAGCTCAGAACTGCTTTGCCCTGGGCGTGTCGCGGACATTGGACCAGTATCGCCGGAAGTGGGACGCTTTGTTCGGCGAGTACAAGGGGATCAAGCAGTGGGAGGCGAAGTGCCGAGCTTCGGATTCGTACTGGGTTTTGGGAATTGAGAGGAGGAAGCGGAATGGGTTGCCGGAGAATTTTGATCAGGAGCTGTTTAGTGGGATTGATAAGCTTGTAAGGGTGAGGGGGAACCAATCGGATACGGACCCGGATAGTGATCCCGAAGATGAGGCGGAGGCTGAGCTGGAGGAGGAACTTGATTCCGAGCCAG AGTCCAAGAGGAGAAAGCGTCAATCAATACCTCAGAAAAGCTGTCCTAAAGAAAATTCATTTAGAAGCTGCAAGAGAGAAAAGCCTCGCGAAACTCATGCTCAAGAAAAATCTCAAGAAACCCATGCAGAAGAAAAACCTGTGGGAAGTGGCTTAAAAGCAATTCCTACGAAGAGCCTGGCAGAAGAACGGCCTCAGAAGAGCTGTGTGAAGAAAAAACTTACAAATAGTCAAAGAAAAGAGGAGGCAATCAGCATTGAAGAACAAGAGAAAACTGCAGCTATGAAATTGCATGAAAGTGCAGAACTAATCCGTGCTATCGTTACTGAGAAACCTGATCATGAGGCTGCTGGCGTGAAGAGCACCGGGGACCTCCAAACTGATTTTGTTAGGTGCCAAGGGGACCGGGTCATTGCATGCCTTGGCGATATTGTGAAGACTCTCGACCAGCTCCATCATCTTGTCCAGGAATGTGAATAG